One segment of Pan paniscus chromosome 20, NHGRI_mPanPan1-v2.0_pri, whole genome shotgun sequence DNA contains the following:
- the ERVV-2 gene encoding endogenous retrovirus group V member 2 Env polyprotein has product MTEKFLFLYLSLLPMPLLSQAQWNENSLVSFSKIIASGNHLSNCWICHNFITRSSSYQYILVRNFSLNLTFGSGIPEGQHKSVPLQVSLANSAHQVPCLDLTPPFNQSSKTSFYFYNCSSLNQTCCPCPEGHCDRKNTSEEGFPSPTIHPMSFSPAGCHPNLTHWCPAKQMNDYRDKSPQNRCAAWEGKELITWRVLYSLPKAHTVPTWPKSTVPLGGPLSPTCNQTLPAGWKSQLHKWFDSHIPRWACTPPGYVFLCGPQKNKLPFDGSPKITYSTPPVANLYTCINNIQHTGECAVGLLGPRGIGVTIYNTTQPRQKRALGLILAGMGAAIGMIAPWGGFTYHDVTLRNLSRQIENIAKSTRDSISKLKASIDSLANVVMDNRLALDYLLAEQGGVCAVINKSCCVYVNNSGAIEEDIKKIYDEATWLHDFGKGGASARAIWEAVKSALPSLNWFVPLLGPATVILLLFLFGPCFFNLLIKCVSSRIKQFHMKSPQMERYQLSVIGGPSTYKHISPLDASGRRFRETMEEFSL; this is encoded by the coding sequence ATGACAgagaaattccttttcctttatctttccctccttcccatgCCCCTACTCTCACAGGCACAGTGGAATGAAAATTCCCTTGTcagtttttccaaaataattgcTTCGGGAAACCATCTAAGCAACTGTTGGATCTGCCACAACTTCATCACCAGGTCCTCATCTTACCAATATATTTTGgtaagaaatttttctttaaacctaACATTTGGTTCAGGAATCCCTGAAGGCCAACATAAATCTGTTCCACTCCAGGTTTCGCTTGCTAACTCAGCGCACCAAGTCCCCTGCCTGGATCTCACTCCACCTTTCAATCAAAGCTCTAAAACTTCTTTCTATTTCTACAACTGCTCTTCTCTAAACCAAACCTGTTGTCCATGCCCTGAAGGACACTGTGACAGGAAGAACACCTCTGAGGAGGGATTCCCCAGTCCCACCATCCATCCCATGAGCTTCTCCCCAGCAGGCTGCCACCCTAACTTGACTCACTGGTGTCCAGCTAAACAAATGAACGATTATCGAGACAAGTCACCCCAAAACCGCTGTGCAGCTTGGGAAGGAAAAGAGCTAATCACATGGAGGGTTCTATATTCGCTTCCCAAGGCACACACTGTCCCCACATGGCCAAAATCTACTGTTCCCCTGGGAGGGCCTCTATCCCCTACATGCAATCAAACTCTTCCAGCAGGGTGGAAATCGCAGTTACACAAGTGGTTCGACAGCCACATCCCCCGGTGGGCCTGTACCCCTCCTGGCTATGTATTTTTATGTGggccacaaaaaaataaactgcCCTTTGATGGAAGTCCTAAGATAACTTATTCAACCCCCCCTGTGGCAAACCTCTACACTTGCATTAATAACATCCAACATACGGGAGAATGTGCTGTGGGACTTTTGGGACCACGGGGGATAGGTGTGACCATCTATAACACCACCCAACCCAGACAGAAAAGAGCTCTGGGTCTAATACTGGCAGGGATGGGAGCGGCCATAGGAATGATCGCCCCATGGGGAGGGTTCACGTATCATGATGTCACCCTCAGAAATCTCTccagacaaatagaaaacatagCTAAGAGTACCAGAGACAGCATCTCTAAACTCAAGGCCTCCATAGATTCTCTAGCAAATGTAGTCATGGACAACAGATTGGCCTTAGATTACCTCTTAGCAGAGCAGGGTGGAGTCTGTGCAGTGATCAATAAATCCTGTTGCGTTTATGTCAATAACAGTGGGGCGATAGAGGAGGATATAAAAAAGATCTATGATGAGGCTACGTGGCTCCATGACTTTGGAAAAGGAGGTGCTTCAGCAAGGGCCATCTGGGAGGCTGTGAAgtctgccctcccctccctcaaCTGGTTTGTCCCTTTACTGGGACCAGCAACGGTTATACTCTTACTTTTCCTCTTTGGCCCTTGTTTCTTTAATTTACTGATTAAGTGTGTCTCTTCTAGGATAAAGCAATTTCACATGAAGTCCCCCCAAATGGAGAGATATCAGCTATCTGTCATTGGAGGCCCCAGCACCTATAAGCACATCTCCCCCTTGGATGCCAGTGGGCGAAGATTCCGGGAAACTATGGAGGAATTTTCTCtctga
- the LOC134729645 gene encoding uncharacterized protein LOC134729645, protein MLFTLQLHGPRPRGPSADPASSRAPPQATRALRARAVSWSPGSGSRCVKVTPPSKSVPRCRLSLRFAVPLFHTRSADLKIPASRPSSRRVLTCEVDSRPERLPASPSSALECSAADRVLRLVLGSCRPYPVLRRRRPPPPSSSCRALLLPRPPLRSHRFPCARAGEVPGACPVTPGVLACPAPPSGKCAPPGCKRLTPNPPVNVWAKGIRKQRGAESELEKLRGKNEGNP, encoded by the exons ATGCTTTTTACCTTACAACTGCACGGGCCCCGCCCCCGCGGTCCCTCTGCAGACCCCGCCTCTTCCCGGGCTCCGCCCCAGGCTACCCGGGCTCTGCGCGCACGTGCAGTTTCTTGGAGTCCCGGAAGCGGATCGCGGTGTGTGAAGGTGACGCCGCCGAGCAAGAGTGTGCCTAGGTGTAGATTAAGCCTTCGATTCGCCGTCCCGCTTTTCCACACCCGCTCTGCTGACCTTAAAATCCCCGCATCGCGCCCTTCATCGCGCCGAG TCCTCACCTGCGAGGTGGATTCCCGTCCTGAGCGCCTCCCAGCCTCTCCGTCGTCGGCCCTGGAGTGCAGCGCCGCAGACCGCGTCCTCCGCCTGGTCCTAGGCTCCTGCAGACCCTACCCTGTCCTAAGGCGTCgtcgccccccacctccctcctcctcgTGCCGGGCCCTGCTGCTCCCTAGGCCTCCCCTTCGCAGTCACCGCTTCCCCTGCGCCCGCGCTGGGGAGGTGCCCGGGGCCTGTCCTGTGACACCCGGTGTTCTTGCCTGCCCAGCTCCACCCTCTGGAAAATGTGCTCCTCCGGGATGCAAGCGTCTTACTCCAAACCCTCCTGTGAATGTGTGGGCCAAAGGGATCAGGAAACAGAGAGGGGCCGAGAGTGAATTAGAAAAACTGagaggaaagaatgaaggaaaccCATAA